A region of Theileria annulata chromosome 2, complete sequence, *** SEQUENCING IN PROGRESS *** DNA encodes the following proteins:
- a CDS encoding uncharacterized protein (Tap387d05.p1c.cand.6 - score = 49.56;~SMART 1 transmembrane domain at aa 5-27;~1 probable transmembrane helix predicted for TA09445 by TMHMM2.0 at aa 5-27;~Signal anchor predicted for TA09445 by SignalP 2.0 HMM (Signal peptide probability 0.319, signal anchor probability 0.674) with cleavage site probability 0.117 between residues 25 and 26) — MGKVSIIASLVVGFVAISIICLSVGLIYRNKKAKVDTPSTEIIWSFHLENDSDLKLKGNLDVIDVNILKTENYSVGTYNANVNSIEHEFPTAKLTGWTHTYQQPLMIQKFVVESNEVNFLKVEPISGFTVFNNQDSGDFVTIWHDEDFHHYSPKGQLLSIGPFPFANGDDSINPNDLEIPTKISEPEPEVDSTTDTELDSDLDATYMIKEPEVEPTIELDSDLDATYMIKEPEQETFVNILPEMNLTKEDLVFDLSAITLATEETPYKIIQGDDELNIKKHKVDDVFKKYSCSVTNDRKFKPHIRHFLSNFELDCENVSELELYVGEYDEPLCIRLKDQTGFKTYVHRGNNKWESINVQELNTNILDEHYLLLRDDITMIDFSKKSGNYKFGKYKVYVTEPSSSLPESDPSSSDTNLYPGFKAYIHTIYNDTDSSVDFTSVKVHRFKYGELGLTGFMRHFLIRKLYVYFWEPEPTKPIYIRMFVHLGFLNYFGYPHYNLQTNTSMFTYYLTLANFEVNNVLAINLARHDPYDFEGGISSYQTRNQLTVKRQEDYPLKPFRRCVHTLTVDGVNKPFSILKFINEPNLSVDQTKVSSLEAYYHNKHLTKPLLVILNGSVRQKFYKLENNGYVSMDNLIVDLKNTLKYLVYHNYKYLKIDVSKMTNYHYTGESTTSSLPDADIMVSVDEVQLSEFFKFTHSLRLDGIQSKFRLIALDGADITFDDPELTSVDSYFLTKDKLIPLIVVLRGAVDVAYVYKRKRYLRESINTSNPLDVLRRLAHQNFDSLYLKLDQTSSYYDKQQDGFSVTVSNGDTSHQGYTHYVHTFETPNEPHKKYNNVIFLNAKNYFHLKIDESHYVKANVYIDNNKFPSIVSLIDDKGTGCHFIFQDNVYKKAKEENVNTKLSSGSQTT, encoded by the coding sequence ATGGGAAAAGTTTCTATTATCGCATCATTAGTCGTTGGATTTGTAGCTATCTCAATCATCTGTTTGTCTGTTGGATTGATTTATAGGAATAAAAAGGCTAAAGTTGATACTCCTAGCACTGAAATTATTTGGTCCTTCCACTTAGAAAATGATTCTGACTTGAAACTTAAAGGCAATCTCGATGTTATTGACGTAAACATTCTTAAAACAGAGAACTATTCCGTGGGCACATATAATGCTAATGTTAATAGCATTGAGCATGAATTTCCTACAGCCAAACTCACTGGATGGACTCACACATATCAACAACCTCTCATGATACAGAAATTTGTTGTTGAATCCAATGAGGTCAACTTTTTAAAAGTTGAACCTATTTCTGGTTTCACGGTTTTCAATAATCAAGATTCAGGTGACTTCGTAACAATTTGGCATGATGAAGACTTTCATCACTATTCTCCCAAGGGACAACTTCTATCAATAGGTCCATTCCCATTTGCAAATGGAGATGATTCAATCAATCCAAATGATCTAGAAATACCTACAAAAATTTCTGAACCTGAACCAGAAGTTGATTCTACTACTGATACTGAACTTGATTCGGATTTGGATGCTACCTACATGATTAAAGAACCTGAAGTTGAACCTACTATTGAACTTGATTCGGATTTGGATGCTACCTACATGATTAAAGAACCTGAACAAGAAACTTTCGTCAATATTCTCCCTGAAATGAATCTCACTAAAGAAGATTTAGTTTTTGATCTTTCAGCTATTACTCTTGCTACTGAGGAAACTCCTTATAAGATTATACAAGGAGATGATGAATTGAATATTAAGAAACATAAGGTTGATGATGTTTTTAAGAAGTACAGCTGTTCAGTCACTAACGACAGGAAGTTTAAACCTCATATTAGGCATTTCCTCTCTAATTTCGAACTCGATTGTGAAAACGTTTCTGAACTTGAGCTTTATGTTGGTGAATACGACGAACCATTGTGTATTAGATTAAAAGATCAGACTGGATTTAAGACCTATGTCCATAGAGGAAACAACAAATGGGAATCCATTAATGTTCAAGAGTTGAATACAAATATTCTTGATGAACACTACCTTTTGCTAAGGGATGATATTACAATGATTGATTTTTCCAAAAAATCAGGGAATTACAAATTTGGTAAGTATAAGGTATATGTGACTGAACCTAGTTCATCTCTACCAGAATCTGACCCTAGTTCATCCGATACAAATCTATACCCTGGATTCAAAGCATATATTCACACTATTTATAATGATACTGATAGTTCCGTTGACTTCACCAGTGTCAAGGTTCACAGGTTCAAATATGGAGAACTCGGTCTTACTGGGTTTATGCGTCATTTCTTAATACGTAAATTATACGTTTATTTCTGGGAGCCGGAACCAACAAAACCAATTTATATAAGGATGTTTGTACATCTTGGTTTCTTAAACTACTTTGGTTATCCTCATTACAATCTACAAACAAACACTTCTATGTTCACTTATTACTTAACACTTGCTAACTTTGAAGTGAATAATGTTCTGGCTATCAATCTAGCAAGACATGATCCATACGATTTTGAAGGTGGTATTTCAAGTTATCAAACCCGAAATCAATTAACAGTGAAACGTCAGGAGGATTATCCTCTTAAGCCTTTCAGGAGATGTGTTCATACCCTTACTGTAGATGGTGTTAATAAACCATTTAGcattttaaagtttatCAACGAACCTAACCTGAGTGTAGACCAAACCAAAGTTTCGTCATTGGAAGCATATTATCACAATAAACATTTGACTAAACCACTTTTGGTCATTTTGAATGGATCAGTAAGACAGAAATTTTATAAGCTCGAGAATAATGGTTATGTTTCTATGGATAACCTTAttgttgatttaaaaaacacCTTGAAATATTTGGTATATcataattacaaatatcTTAAAATTGATGTTTCAAAAATGACCAATTATCATTACACAGGAGAATCAACTACATCTTCATTACCAGATGCCGATATTATGGTATCCGTCGATGAGGTCCAACTGAGTGAATTCTTTAAGTTTACTCACAGTCTTAGGCTAGACGGTATTCAATCTAAATTTAGATTAATTGCATTGGATGGTGCTGATATTACTTTTGATGATCCAGAATTAACAAGTGTAGATTCTTACTTTCTTACCAAAGATAAGCTCATTCCCTTAATCGTTGTTCTTAGAGGTGCCGTGGATGTTGCTTATGTTTATAAAAGAAAAAGATACCTTAGAGAGTCAATTAACACCTCTAATCCATTGGATGTTTTGAGAAGACTAGCACATCAGAATTTTGATTCACTTTATTTGAAGTTAGATCAAACTTCTAGTTACTATGACAAACAACAGGATGGGTTTAGTGTAACTGTCTCTAATGGAGATACATCTCATCAAGGGTATACACATTATGTTCACACATTTGAAACCCCCAATGAGCCacataaaaaatacaacaaTGTAATATTTCTCAATGCGAAAAATTACTTTCATCTTAAAATAGATGAAAGTCATTATGTAAAAGCAAACGTctatattgataataataagttTCCATCCATTGTCTCACTTATTGATGACAAAGGAACTGGTTGTCATTTCATTTTCCAAGATAATGTTTATAAAAAGGCAAAGGAAGAAAATGTAAATACGAAACTTTCCTCTGGTAGTCAAACAACCTGA